From Brachyhypopomus gauderio isolate BG-103 unplaced genomic scaffold, BGAUD_0.2 sc40, whole genome shotgun sequence, one genomic window encodes:
- the rbm44 gene encoding RNA-binding protein 44 isoform X3: MWYPSPVLIPFYFEPNLRRSSDVSTTMMWQMVPFEHHMTLAMNEVVGHSLSVDARTFLLNKSIFDLVKDSRFLELTDPKLLSWYLSLSVEDSTLIQEQGGLLDFLQRHPALEVSRRIVHLKQQIVGNCLPLPGTDMSSNLNKSRRPTFYGVLQCLNCGTSCPSGAKKCRRCNELILNSEENVGILEEEKTLGLLPGNVREELDLLNTKNQDAFVRSPDHLRCAQSTSGGLPSHITFAHGAQQDVNGIRAAQPCPEQQEMHSRKAQLLSQMWEEGVVCDGTDVTVYCDPSAQASFLLDVELDMQSREQINGTGQGPIPAGTEADFTRLDQETLPKYYSFNSAALEHSSAHWSDATESLEPHCSYSTMTAKGTADMSAVQNAGHILASDAENCTCPDSVSCVSNSSEWTDFTEDYQDLSNEDELRCEPKVEECRTAVDGGSNLVTRASQVPRSPICVHLPGAPFRENTLETDPASKESFVSVDQHEPHVQTTTKQECDVSPVHLVSQAVNASSDIRDCFTSNPATEISKSFFARPCRDVASGSESFTINHEQETQTVQVSSCEKCTITEVYMSDLDVLSEELGKLKMVEKEFNLLKDTVSSCSSVGVERAGGEGQQKTCPCDANQRARRAELHLLTLQLAMCLQHCWRRYYTSPQGEAALQGSEAVPDVMVQTLKRLEEDYFEAKMMILEGVPLENLKPLSVDSQRIAKGTCYTPALISKAYLGDVLLEASCRIPGSLEDEDELGQAGDGINSRAAERGTTTPQVFTVHIIMHTKIRDKSRADQAGGSNTTRVLSGLRQQPVVSCETMVGVPKELSSSEAWFDAEEELMSSGQICKEQQEAGWRDGGKLKLKQKDNTNEKKSQVSLLCITGLSSSVTECELLLWFEKYHASQVCITTFDNNSSAAMVTVRSPVDAKAAVREVNGQSIQGHTLHVEYIQGPPAGGGGPIKQPPAGGGGPIKQPRRERPSAAYETGPAGQRPSMHSSRSDTHFSRPFRCSLDKLTNICDTPTASGTCVPEHYATMGSFDTIMARLSERHPEVSRKRIVGALLELRAKHQHVLSGLPLREIVEMTSALLTESTTK, from the exons ATGTGGTACCCATCTCCCGTCttgataccattttactttGAGCCAAACTTGCGCAGATCTTCAGACGTTTCCACCACCATGATGTGGCAAATGGTACCATTTGAGCACCATATGACACTTGCTATGAACGAAGTGGTCG GTCACTCCTTGTCTGTCGATGCAAGAACATTCCTATTGAATAA GTCCATCTTTGATCTCGTCAAAGACAGCCGTTTTCTGGAGTTAACTGATCCAAAGCTGCTTAGTTGGTATCTCTCATTATCAGTAGAGGACAGCACACTGATACAAG AACAAGGGGGACTTCTTGACTTCCTGCAGAGGCATCCTGCTCTTGAAGTGTCTAGACGTATTGTTCATTTGAAAC AACAGATTGTAGGAAACTGCCTTCCCCTTCCAGGAACAGATATGTCATCAAACCTGAACAA GTCACGTCGGCCCACATTTTATGGTGTGTTGCAGTGTCTGAACTGTGGTACTAGTTGTCCATCTGGTGCAAAAAAATGCAGACGCTGTAATGAGCTCATCTTAAATTCGGAGGAAAATGTTGGCATATTGG AGGAGGAAAAAACACTCGGGTTGCTACCAGGCAACGTGAGGGAGGAACTCGATCTGCTAAACACCAAAAATCAAGATGCATTTGTGAGGAGCCCTGATCACTTGCGTTGTGCTCAGAGCACCTCGGGTGGTTTGCCCAGCCACATCACCTTTGCACATGGTGCTCAGCAAGATGTTAACGGCATCCGTGCTGCCCAGCCATGTCCAGAACAGCAGGAAATGCACAGCCGAAAAGCCCAGCTTTTGTCCCAGATGTGGGAGGAAGGAGTGGTTTGTGACGGTACTGATGTCACAGTCTATTGCGATCCCTCTGCACAGGCAAGCTTCTTGCTTGATGTTGAGCTTGATATGCAGAGCCGTGAGCAGATAAATGGCACAGGCCAGGGGCCCATACCAGCTGGCACTGAAGCGGATTTCACTAGGCTAGATCAAGAGACCTTGCCCAAGTACTACAGTTTCAACAGTGCTGCACTAGAGCACAGTTCTGCTCATTGGAGTGACGCTACAGAGTCACTGGAGCCACATTGCAGTTATTCTACAATGACCGCTAAGGGCACTGCTGACATGTCCGCTGTTCAAAATGCAGGACATATTCTTGCCTCTGATGCTGAGAATTGCACCTGTCCTGATTCTGTGTCTTGTGTCAGCAACTCGTCTGAGTGGACAGACTTCACAGAGGACTACCAAGACCTCAGCAATGAGGATGAACTGCGATGTGAGCCAAAGGTGGAGGAGTGTCGCACTGCAGTCGATGGAGGTTCAAACTTGGTGACTCGTGCCAGTCAGGTCCCACGCAGTCCGATCTGCGTTCATCTGCCCGGGGCCCCGTTCAGGGAGAATACTCTAGAGACAGATCCTGCATCCAAGGAGTCCTTTGTGTCTGTAGATCAACATGAGCCACATGTCCAGACCACCACAAAACAGGAGTGTGACGTTTCTCCTGTGCACCTTGTCAGCCAGGCTGTGAATGCCAGCAGTGACATTAGAGATTGCTTCACATCTAACCCGGCAACAGAAATAAGTAAGAGCTTCTTTGCAAGGCCTTGCCGAGATGTTGCTTCTGGCTCGGAGTCATTTACTATTAACCATGAGCAGGAGACGCAGACAGTTCAAGTGTCTTCTTGTGAGAAATGCACTATTACTGAAGTCTACATGTCTGACCTAGATGTTCTTTCTGAG GAACTTGGGAAGCTGAAAATGGTGGAAAAGGAGTTTAACCTTTTAAAGGATACAGTGTCaag CTGCAGTAGTGTCGGTGTGGAGAGAGCAGGTGGTGAGGGGCAACAGAAGACCTGCCCTTGCGATGCTAACCAACGAGCCAGGCGTGCTGAACTGCATCTGCTGACTCTGCAATTGGCCATGTGCCTACAGCACTGCTGGAGACGTTACTACACCTCACCACAGGGGGAGGCGGCACTGCAGGG ATCTGAAGCAGTCCCCGATGTGATGGTGCAGACTCTGAAGCGCCTGGAGGAGGATTACTTTGAGGCAAAGATGATGATCTTGGAAGGGGTTCCTCTGGAGAACCTCAAGCCCTTGTCTGTGGATTCTCAGAGAATTGCCAAAGGGACATGCTATACACCTGCTTTG ATATCCAAGGCCTATTTAGGAGATGTTCTACTTGAGGCTTCTTGCAG AATCCCTGGCAGTCTTGAAGATGAGGATGAGCTTGGCCAAGCTGGTGATGGCATAAACAGTAGGGCTGCAGAAAGAGGGACTACAACACCTCAGGTCTTCACTGTACACATCATTATGCATACAAAGATCAGGGACAAGTCAAGG GCTGACCAAGCTGGAGGCAGTAACACAACAAGAGTTTTGTCTGGCCTCAGACAGCAGCCTGTTGTCTCTTGTGAAACTATGGTTG GTGTTCCAAAAGAGCTAAGCAGCAGTGAGGCTTGGTTTGATGCAGAGGAGGAACTTATGTCTTCTGGTCAAATTTGTAAAGAGCAACAAGAagcaggatggagggatggagggaaatTGAAACTGAAACAAAAAG ACAATACAAATGAGAAGAAAAGCCAAGTGTCCTTACTGTGCATCACGGGCCTTTCAAGCAGTGTTACTGAG TGCGAGTTGCTGCTTTGGTTTGAGAAGTATCATGCCAGTCAAGTGTGCATCACCACTTTCGACAACAACAGCAG CGCTGCGATGGTGACCGTCAGAAGCCCCGTAGATGCGAAGGCTGCAGTGAGGGAGGTTAATGGGCAATCGATTCAAGGCCACACACTCCATGTGGAATACATCCAGGGGCCCCCAGCAGGTGGCGGGGGCCCCATCAAACAACCCCCAGCAGGTGGTGGGGGCCCCATCAAACAGCCCCGCAGAGAGCGTCCCTCTGCTGCCTATGAAACGGGGCCTGCAGGTCAAAGGCCGAGCATGCACAGCTCACGGAGCGATACCCACTTCTCTAGA CCTTTCCGCTGCAGTTTGGACAAGCTGACCAACATATGTGACACACCTACTGCGTCTGGTACTTGTGTGCCAGAGCACTACGCCACCATGGGAAGCTTCGACACGATCATGGCCCGCTTGTCGGAACGCCATCCAGAAGTGAGTCGGAAGAGGATTGTTGGTGCATTGCTGGAACTCCGAGCTAAGCACCAGCATGTTCTCAGTGGCCTACCCCTGAGAGAAATAGTGGAAATGACCTCTGCCCTTCTGACTGAGTCCACAACAAAGTAA